The proteins below are encoded in one region of Desulfohalovibrio reitneri:
- a CDS encoding TrkH family potassium uptake protein — MFSLILAGLTAVPLVVSLLFGEWNLSLRYLAVIAFFLAAYGGARRLRVSLRGIQVNEVFVVVALLFALVPLVMTYPMSSAGMGFMDAYFEALSGATTTGLSTLSTVEGLPETFLFARAWMQWYGGLGIVILSLALLVGSGGAAKRLAAAENVEDDLFGGTKTYARRVLSIYLAITLAGLVLVVACGARPFQGLLLVLAGVSTGGFAPLDASLGGYSFLVRLAVVFVCLAGSMDLIMYAPPYRRTKARRFAYMEAFALLLLILLAVLAMTACLRFAEGWGWSQSLGNGLIMGLSAQSTAGFASVDLSTVSPVTKAVLLPAMFVGGGSGSTAGGVKILRILLFMGLLQTFFARLNMPSRAVRPPRIRDLRLRPESIQNALLLILLYSSLLFLSWAAFLAYGLPPLDSLFDVVSALGTVGLSAGVVKPGLPDPLKLILCLDMLMGRVEIIPVLLLFHPATWFARRART, encoded by the coding sequence ATGTTCAGCCTCATTCTTGCGGGACTGACGGCCGTGCCGCTGGTTGTCTCCCTGCTGTTCGGAGAGTGGAACCTGTCGCTGCGCTATCTGGCGGTAATAGCCTTTTTCCTGGCGGCCTACGGCGGGGCGCGGCGGTTGCGCGTCTCTCTTCGGGGTATCCAGGTCAACGAGGTCTTCGTGGTGGTGGCGCTTCTCTTCGCCCTGGTGCCGCTGGTCATGACCTATCCCATGAGTTCCGCCGGGATGGGGTTTATGGACGCCTACTTCGAAGCCCTCTCCGGAGCCACCACCACGGGGCTTAGCACGCTGTCCACGGTGGAGGGGCTGCCGGAGACGTTTCTCTTCGCCCGGGCCTGGATGCAGTGGTACGGGGGCCTGGGCATCGTCATCCTTTCCCTAGCGCTTCTGGTTGGGTCCGGCGGCGCGGCCAAGCGGCTGGCAGCGGCCGAGAACGTTGAGGACGACCTTTTCGGCGGGACCAAGACCTACGCCCGCCGGGTGCTGAGCATTTACCTGGCCATCACCCTGGCCGGGCTCGTGCTGGTTGTGGCCTGCGGCGCACGGCCGTTCCAGGGGCTGCTCCTGGTCCTGGCCGGGGTCTCCACCGGTGGTTTCGCTCCGCTGGACGCCAGTCTTGGGGGATACAGCTTCCTTGTCAGGCTGGCGGTTGTGTTTGTCTGTCTCGCCGGGTCCATGGACCTTATCATGTATGCGCCGCCTTATCGAAGGACCAAGGCCCGCCGGTTCGCCTACATGGAGGCCTTCGCGTTGCTCCTGCTGATTCTTCTGGCCGTGCTGGCCATGACCGCCTGCCTGCGGTTCGCCGAGGGCTGGGGGTGGTCCCAATCCCTTGGCAACGGGCTGATCATGGGCCTGTCCGCCCAGTCCACGGCCGGTTTCGCCAGCGTCGATCTCTCCACCGTCTCACCCGTGACCAAGGCGGTCCTGCTTCCGGCCATGTTCGTGGGGGGCGGTTCCGGCTCCACCGCAGGAGGGGTGAAGATTCTGCGGATTCTGCTATTCATGGGACTGTTGCAGACCTTTTTCGCCCGACTGAACATGCCCAGCCGGGCGGTGCGTCCGCCGAGAATACGGGACTTGCGGCTCCGGCCGGAGAGCATCCAGAACGCCCTGCTGCTCATCCTGCTCTATTCGAGTTTGCTCTTTCTCTCCTGGGCGGCCTTTCTGGCATACGGCCTGCCGCCCCTGGATTCGCTGTTCGACGTGGTCTCGGCGCTGGGTACGGTGGGGCTCTCGGCGGGGGTGGTGAAGCCGGGACTGCCGGATCCCCTCAAACTCATACTCTGTCTGGACATGCTCATGGGCCGTGTGGAGATAATTCCGGTGCTGTTGCTTTTCCACCCGGCAACCTGGTTCGCGAGGAGGGCGAGGACATGA
- a CDS encoding CocE/NonD family hydrolase, producing MRRRVRVLFWMGAVVLLLSLAGLAVLIHSRRVEPIDPAKAESLADIFGGAATFPEPVYKGVDSSSYYVTMRDGVRIAVDVNLPKGLPEGERVPALFSATRYWRDWDLLPPLDLLLGAGGDTRFFCSHGYAVVKMDARGTGASFGSRGFPWSGNERRDYLDVLDWVASRPWSNGRVGARGVSYEGTAAEFMAAMGHPALKCAAPMFCLYDAYRDIAFPGGVLNDWFVRKWGLFNNALDANTLPDSLPWLARRLVRGVEPVDGKDGEELLRQAVAEHSANGDIYTNARSVTFRDDVARPAGVSINTFSPHAFAEQAERAGTPLYAWGGWFDGAYARALLSRFRGLDVPQRAVIGPWNHGAASVDDPFLPDDAGVQPGETARLWELLRYFDYFLKERGRRPEDGLFYFTLGEGAWKRTDVWPPQGQRRRNLFLAGPGQLSFETPESDGEETYKVDFRAASGSSNRWRTQLDRGAVRYPDRAERDQRLLLYESPPLDGPLELTGSPVLHLYLALDGTDGAVHAYLEAVDEKGTPRMLTEGTLRMLHRAESEDSSPYPVPGPYRTFRRADGMVLNPGEIAEAAIEMLPTSVLIPRGHRLRLALAGANASQFARIPVQGGLSWSVKRGPAFPSRLDLPVIPR from the coding sequence ATGCGTCGCCGCGTCCGCGTTCTTTTCTGGATGGGGGCGGTTGTTCTCCTCCTGTCCCTCGCCGGGCTGGCGGTCCTCATCCATTCACGGCGGGTGGAACCCATCGACCCGGCGAAGGCCGAATCCCTGGCGGACATCTTTGGCGGAGCGGCGACGTTTCCAGAGCCCGTTTACAAGGGCGTCGATTCGTCATCGTACTATGTGACCATGCGCGACGGCGTGCGCATCGCCGTGGACGTTAATCTTCCCAAAGGCTTGCCGGAAGGGGAGCGCGTTCCGGCGCTGTTTTCGGCCACCCGCTACTGGCGAGACTGGGACCTGTTGCCACCGCTGGACTTGTTGCTGGGCGCGGGCGGCGACACGCGGTTTTTCTGCTCCCATGGGTACGCCGTGGTCAAGATGGACGCCAGGGGCACCGGCGCCTCCTTCGGAAGCCGAGGATTTCCCTGGTCCGGGAATGAGCGGCGGGACTACCTTGACGTGCTGGACTGGGTCGCCTCCCGTCCCTGGTCCAACGGCCGGGTGGGTGCGCGGGGAGTCTCCTACGAGGGCACCGCGGCCGAGTTCATGGCCGCAATGGGCCACCCCGCGCTCAAGTGCGCCGCACCCATGTTCTGCCTGTACGACGCCTACCGCGACATCGCTTTCCCCGGCGGCGTGCTCAACGACTGGTTCGTTCGCAAGTGGGGGTTGTTCAACAACGCCCTGGACGCCAACACCCTGCCCGACTCCCTGCCCTGGCTGGCCCGCAGGCTGGTGCGCGGCGTGGAACCGGTGGACGGCAAAGACGGGGAGGAGTTGTTGCGACAGGCTGTGGCCGAGCACAGCGCCAACGGCGATATTTACACCAATGCCCGCAGCGTGACCTTTCGCGACGACGTGGCGCGCCCCGCTGGCGTTTCCATCAACACCTTCAGTCCCCACGCCTTCGCCGAGCAAGCCGAGCGGGCTGGAACTCCGCTGTACGCCTGGGGCGGCTGGTTCGACGGCGCCTACGCCCGTGCGCTTCTTTCGCGGTTCAGGGGACTGGACGTGCCCCAACGGGCGGTCATCGGACCCTGGAACCATGGGGCGGCTTCGGTGGATGATCCCTTCCTGCCTGACGACGCCGGGGTCCAGCCGGGCGAAACCGCGCGGTTGTGGGAGCTCCTGCGATACTTCGACTACTTTCTCAAAGAGCGGGGACGACGCCCGGAAGATGGCTTGTTCTACTTCACCCTTGGTGAAGGAGCGTGGAAACGCACCGACGTCTGGCCGCCCCAGGGGCAAAGGCGGCGAAATCTCTTTCTGGCCGGTCCGGGGCAACTCTCCTTTGAAACTCCTGAAAGCGACGGCGAGGAAACCTACAAGGTGGATTTCCGGGCCGCTTCCGGCTCATCCAACAGGTGGCGAACCCAGCTTGACCGGGGCGCTGTGCGCTATCCAGACCGGGCAGAACGAGACCAGCGGCTTTTGCTCTACGAGTCGCCTCCCCTGGATGGACCGCTGGAATTGACCGGCTCGCCTGTTCTGCACCTGTACTTGGCCCTGGACGGCACAGACGGCGCGGTGCATGCCTATCTGGAGGCGGTGGACGAGAAAGGGACCCCGCGCATGCTCACCGAGGGAACGCTGCGGATGCTGCATCGCGCGGAATCCGAAGATTCTTCTCCCTATCCCGTGCCCGGGCCGTACCGAACCTTCCGACGCGCGGACGGGATGGTTTTGAATCCTGGTGAAATAGCGGAAGCGGCCATCGAGATGCTGCCCACCTCCGTGCTCATCCCGCGCGGCCACCGACTACGCCTGGCCCTGGCCGGGGCCAACGCTTCCCAGTTCGCACGCATTCCGGTTCAGGGCGGCTTGAGCTGGTCCGTGAAGCGCGGCCCGGCTTTCCCTTCCCGGCTCGATTTACCGGTCATACCCCGCTGA
- a CDS encoding ATP-binding cassette domain-containing protein: MSIGPAHSGGYAPLRLRGVGLALHGEPLVQGLDLEVPPGEVVTLMGRSGTGKSSLLAYMTGTLPQAFRAKGSVSINGTGLDGLPPERRRLGILFQDDLLFPHMTVGQNLAFALPSSLKGGGARKARVEAALAEAGLPGFATRDPETLSGGQRARVSLLRVLLAEPLALLLDEPFSKLDVQTRTSFRAFVFDHARGLGLPTLMVTHDPDDARAAGGPVINLDE; encoded by the coding sequence ATGAGTATCGGCCCCGCGCACAGCGGCGGATACGCCCCTTTGCGCCTGCGCGGCGTGGGACTCGCTCTGCACGGCGAGCCATTGGTTCAGGGGCTGGATCTGGAAGTGCCTCCGGGCGAGGTGGTGACGCTCATGGGGCGCAGCGGGACGGGCAAATCCTCGCTGCTGGCCTACATGACCGGGACCCTTCCCCAGGCCTTCCGAGCCAAGGGAAGCGTTTCCATCAACGGGACGGGCCTTGACGGCCTTCCCCCGGAGCGTCGCAGGCTGGGCATCCTCTTTCAGGATGACCTGCTTTTCCCGCACATGACCGTGGGGCAAAACCTGGCTTTCGCCCTGCCATCAAGTCTCAAGGGCGGCGGAGCGCGTAAGGCCAGGGTCGAGGCGGCACTTGCGGAAGCGGGGCTGCCGGGTTTTGCTACGCGCGACCCGGAAACCCTTTCCGGTGGCCAGCGGGCCAGGGTTTCGCTGCTGCGGGTGCTGTTGGCCGAACCCCTTGCCCTGTTGCTGGACGAACCCTTTTCCAAACTGGACGTGCAGACGCGAACCTCGTTTCGCGCCTTTGTTTTCGACCACGCCAGAGGGCTGGGCCTGCCGACCCTCATGGTGACGCACGACCCGGACGACGCCCGCGCGGCGGGCGGCCCCGTAATCAACCTGGACGAATGA
- a CDS encoding potassium channel family protein, with protein sequence MRTVFVGAGETAVRTAELLIGRGYQVVIVESDEEKIDAFSEEMDCSFLQGDGSNPAVLRQTNPGDSDVLLCLTNSDQDNIIASLVGRTLGFGRVVTSIADPEYEPICRELGLKDTIIPTRTFSRYLADMVEGVDILELTTYIKDTARYFSFTAGKDEAVSVEELDLPETARVICLYRDGSFKLADRETEIRKGDEVVVLTHSENMAELEKRWRPGSEKEE encoded by the coding sequence ATGAGGACCGTATTCGTGGGAGCCGGCGAAACAGCCGTGCGCACTGCTGAATTGCTCATCGGCAGGGGGTATCAGGTGGTCATCGTGGAAAGCGATGAAGAGAAGATCGATGCGTTTTCCGAAGAGATGGATTGCAGTTTCCTGCAAGGCGATGGCAGCAATCCGGCCGTTCTGCGCCAGACCAATCCCGGCGACAGCGACGTCCTGCTCTGTCTGACCAACAGCGATCAGGACAACATTATCGCCAGCCTCGTGGGGCGCACTCTCGGTTTTGGCCGGGTGGTGACCAGCATAGCCGATCCTGAATACGAGCCCATCTGCCGCGAACTCGGGCTGAAGGACACCATCATTCCCACCCGCACGTTCAGCCGCTATCTTGCCGATATGGTGGAGGGAGTGGATATCCTTGAGTTGACCACGTACATCAAGGACACCGCCCGCTATTTTTCGTTCACCGCCGGAAAGGATGAAGCGGTGTCGGTGGAGGAACTGGATCTGCCGGAGACCGCCAGGGTCATCTGCCTCTACCGGGATGGCAGCTTCAAGCTGGCCGACAGGGAGACGGAGATTCGCAAGGGGGACGAGGTGGTCGTTCTCACCCACAGCGAAAACATGGCGGAGTTGGAAAAGCGGTGGCGGCCTGGAAGCGAAAAAGAGGAATGA
- the typA gene encoding translational GTPase TypA, with protein sequence MTTQVNEAIRNIAIIAHVDHGKTTLVDAMFKQSGVFREGKELDDRLMDSMDLERERGITIAAKNCSVMWNGVKINILDTPGHADFGGEVERALSMVDGAVLLVDASEGPLPQTRFVLKKTLDLGLRVVVAINKIDRHDARPDEVLQEIYDLFIELDADDEQIEFPVLYAIGRDGVASTELDNPKPDLAELFETILATIHAPRFDDEKPFQMLVSDQGYSDFLGRLAIGKIANGSAKSGQRLIRIGESGKHESLRVTRLQAYQGMELKPVDGAQPGDIVVLSGLDTVRIGDTITVEGGEALPRISVDEPTVSMRFTINTSPLSGLEGDLVTSAKIGERLRKESLANVAVQVEEDDEGFMVKGRGEFQMAILIETMRREGYELSVGRPEVILKTDGKGGLLEPMERLYVNCEEAFTGTVTEKLSLRKGRLMNLVNHGNGRVRLEFSVPSRGLIGYRDEFLTDTKGTGIMTSYFDGYDAHRGEFPTRHTGSIVSDRRGKAVPYALFNLEPRGTLFVQAGEDVYEGMIIGEHNRDSDLDVNPCKEKKLTNVRAAGRDENVVLTNVLPLTLERAIHFIRADEEVEVTPKSIRLRKAELSGSRRHTMRGAAKKATG encoded by the coding sequence ATGACGACGCAAGTCAACGAAGCCATCCGCAACATCGCCATCATCGCCCACGTCGACCACGGCAAGACCACTCTGGTTGACGCCATGTTCAAGCAGTCCGGAGTTTTCCGCGAAGGCAAGGAACTGGACGACAGGCTCATGGACTCGATGGACCTGGAGCGGGAGCGCGGCATCACCATCGCGGCCAAGAACTGCTCGGTGATGTGGAACGGGGTCAAGATCAACATACTGGACACCCCGGGCCACGCCGACTTCGGCGGCGAAGTGGAGCGGGCGCTGTCCATGGTGGATGGCGCGGTGCTGCTGGTGGACGCCTCGGAAGGTCCCCTGCCGCAGACGCGGTTCGTTCTCAAAAAGACTCTGGACCTGGGACTTCGCGTGGTGGTGGCCATCAACAAAATCGACCGCCATGACGCCAGGCCCGACGAGGTGCTGCAGGAGATTTACGACCTCTTCATCGAGCTGGACGCGGACGACGAGCAGATCGAGTTCCCCGTGCTCTACGCCATCGGCCGCGACGGGGTGGCCTCCACGGAGCTGGACAACCCCAAGCCGGATCTGGCCGAACTGTTCGAAACAATCCTGGCGACCATCCACGCTCCTCGCTTCGACGATGAGAAGCCGTTTCAGATGCTGGTATCCGACCAGGGCTACTCCGATTTCCTCGGCCGGTTGGCAATCGGCAAGATAGCCAATGGCAGCGCCAAGAGCGGCCAACGCCTCATTCGCATCGGTGAAAGCGGCAAGCACGAGTCCCTGCGCGTGACCCGGTTGCAGGCCTACCAGGGCATGGAACTGAAGCCTGTGGACGGCGCCCAGCCGGGCGACATCGTGGTGCTCTCCGGGCTGGACACGGTGCGCATCGGCGACACCATCACCGTGGAGGGAGGCGAGGCCTTGCCGCGCATCTCCGTGGACGAACCCACAGTGTCCATGCGCTTTACCATCAACACCTCGCCCCTGTCCGGCCTGGAGGGCGACTTGGTGACATCGGCCAAGATCGGCGAGCGGCTGCGCAAGGAATCGCTGGCCAACGTGGCCGTGCAGGTGGAGGAGGACGACGAGGGGTTCATGGTCAAGGGACGCGGCGAGTTCCAGATGGCCATCCTTATCGAAACCATGCGCCGGGAAGGGTATGAGTTGAGTGTGGGGCGGCCCGAGGTCATCCTCAAGACGGACGGGAAGGGCGGCCTGCTGGAGCCCATGGAGCGGCTCTACGTCAACTGCGAGGAAGCCTTCACCGGTACGGTCACGGAAAAGCTCTCCCTGCGCAAGGGGCGGCTGATGAACCTGGTCAACCACGGCAACGGCCGGGTCCGGCTGGAGTTCTCCGTGCCCTCGCGAGGGCTCATCGGCTACCGCGACGAATTTCTCACCGACACCAAGGGCACCGGCATCATGACCTCCTATTTCGACGGCTACGACGCCCACCGGGGTGAGTTTCCCACCCGCCACACCGGCTCCATCGTCTCCGACCGCCGGGGCAAAGCCGTGCCGTACGCCCTGTTCAACCTGGAGCCGAGGGGAACCCTGTTCGTGCAGGCGGGCGAGGATGTCTACGAGGGTATGATCATCGGCGAGCATAACCGCGACTCCGACCTGGACGTGAACCCGTGCAAGGAAAAGAAGCTGACCAACGTCCGCGCAGCGGGCCGGGACGAGAACGTGGTGCTGACCAACGTGCTGCCGTTGACCCTGGAGCGGGCCATTCACTTCATCCGCGCTGACGAAGAGGTGGAGGTCACGCCCAAGAGCATCCGCCTTCGCAAGGCGGAACTCTCCGGCTCCCGGCGGCACACCATGCGCGGAGCCGCCAAGAAGGCCACAGGCTAG
- a CDS encoding ABC transporter substrate-binding protein — protein sequence MNRLLAACFCLVLCLAAGDSRAAEPWGKVVEQADGQTVYWNAWAGSEATNEYIQWVADEVENRFGITLKHVKVANLAESVSRVLAEKSAGKTDDGSVDLLWINGENFLAMKQNDLLYGPFAERLPNYELTNADDWPTLTEDFTVPTEGYEAPWGMAQIVFLHDTRRLPDPPRSMNELLAWAKKNPGRFTHPQVSNFMGSTFLKQALYELAEDPEVLQEPATDSNFQRVTEPLWAWYGKLRPHLWRDGEQFPENAPAQHQLLADAEVDVSISFHPPEASNLIQNGLLPPTVRTYVLDGGTIGNTHFLAIPFNSSSKEAAMVTANFLLSPEAQARKQDPRVWGDLTVLDLDGLSDEQRKVFHELPKGAATLSREELGDPLPEPHPSWMNRIVEEWGRRYSG from the coding sequence ATGAATCGACTTCTCGCCGCTTGCTTTTGCCTGGTCCTCTGCCTCGCGGCCGGCGATTCCCGAGCCGCGGAACCCTGGGGGAAGGTGGTGGAACAGGCCGACGGGCAGACAGTCTACTGGAATGCCTGGGCGGGGTCCGAGGCCACCAACGAGTACATCCAATGGGTTGCCGACGAGGTCGAAAACCGATTCGGCATCACCCTCAAGCACGTCAAGGTGGCCAATTTGGCGGAGTCCGTGTCCCGTGTGCTGGCGGAGAAGTCCGCTGGCAAGACCGACGACGGGTCGGTGGATTTGCTGTGGATAAATGGCGAGAATTTCTTGGCCATGAAACAGAACGACCTCTTGTACGGCCCCTTCGCCGAGCGTTTGCCCAATTACGAATTGACCAATGCCGATGATTGGCCAACCCTGACCGAGGATTTCACCGTGCCCACGGAAGGGTACGAGGCCCCATGGGGCATGGCTCAGATCGTCTTTCTCCACGATACGCGGCGGTTGCCCGACCCACCTCGTTCCATGAACGAGTTGCTGGCCTGGGCGAAAAAGAATCCCGGGCGTTTCACCCACCCGCAAGTGAGCAACTTCATGGGCTCCACCTTCCTCAAGCAGGCCCTGTACGAGTTGGCCGAAGACCCGGAGGTGCTTCAAGAACCCGCTACGGACTCCAATTTCCAGCGGGTTACGGAGCCGCTTTGGGCCTGGTACGGCAAGCTGCGTCCGCATCTCTGGCGGGACGGCGAGCAGTTCCCCGAGAACGCCCCGGCCCAGCATCAACTGCTGGCCGACGCCGAGGTGGACGTCTCCATCTCCTTCCACCCTCCCGAGGCCTCCAATCTCATTCAGAACGGCCTGTTGCCGCCCACTGTGCGGACCTATGTGCTGGACGGCGGGACCATCGGCAACACCCACTTCCTGGCCATTCCCTTCAATTCATCGTCCAAGGAAGCGGCCATGGTCACGGCCAACTTCCTGCTTTCTCCCGAGGCGCAGGCGCGCAAGCAGGACCCCCGCGTGTGGGGCGATCTGACAGTGCTGGACCTGGACGGGTTGTCCGATGAACAGCGAAAGGTTTTCCATGAATTGCCCAAGGGGGCGGCCACCCTCTCCCGCGAGGAACTGGGCGACCCGCTTCCCGAGCCGCATCCCTCCTGGATGAACCGCATCGTGGAGGAGTGGGGACGCCGTTACTCCGGCTGA
- a CDS encoding GGDEF domain-containing protein, with amino-acid sequence MERLPEYGRRRWRRSGQGVVLGAGAAAGWAVLSGLLGLWDDAGPVYQVWLYGYMTVGSMAAFGAFGFFAGVHEERFAEMSLVDHLTRAYNTRSFHEALRGEFANAKRHNRPLSIILLDLDHFKQINDTFGHQAGDEVLRAVASTVSDYIREGDTLYRVGGEEFAVLMPETPASGGMALAERIREAVREKPVVIGKSERVNVRMSLGVAGTDRIQAETSTELFASVDHALYEAKEGGRDRSVMAEDIHFGDSTEVWVEGGWGGG; translated from the coding sequence ATGGAAAGGTTGCCGGAATATGGGCGCAGGCGATGGCGCCGCTCCGGACAGGGGGTGGTCCTGGGTGCGGGCGCGGCCGCGGGATGGGCTGTTCTGAGCGGTCTGCTGGGCCTTTGGGACGACGCCGGGCCCGTCTATCAGGTTTGGTTGTACGGCTACATGACCGTCGGCTCCATGGCCGCTTTCGGAGCTTTCGGTTTCTTCGCTGGCGTGCATGAGGAGCGGTTCGCCGAAATGTCTCTGGTGGACCACCTTACCCGGGCCTACAACACCCGCTCATTTCATGAAGCGCTTCGCGGCGAGTTCGCCAACGCCAAGCGCCACAATCGCCCCCTGTCCATCATTCTCCTCGACCTCGACCACTTCAAGCAGATCAACGACACCTTTGGGCACCAGGCCGGAGACGAAGTGCTCCGGGCGGTAGCCAGTACTGTTTCCGATTACATCCGCGAGGGGGATACGCTTTACCGCGTTGGTGGGGAGGAGTTCGCCGTGCTCATGCCGGAAACCCCGGCCTCGGGCGGAATGGCCCTGGCCGAACGCATCCGCGAGGCCGTCCGTGAAAAGCCGGTGGTGATCGGTAAGAGCGAGCGGGTCAACGTCCGCATGTCCCTGGGAGTGGCCGGAACCGACCGCATTCAGGCGGAAACGTCCACGGAGTTGTTCGCCAGCGTGGATCATGCCCTCTACGAGGCCAAGGAGGGCGGGCGCGATCGCAGCGTCATGGCCGAGGACATCCACTTCGGGGACAGCACCGAGGTCTGGGTGGAAGGCGGCTGGGGCGGAGGTTGA
- a CDS encoding ABC transporter permease, giving the protein MLLRLVPWLTVAAFLLPVAAGLLGTVLPAVGYFPALGGERFSLAPLRSLLEQPGLGKSVAVTLISGFASTLAAFATSTAFCAATHDSRLFRWARYLFTPKLAAPHAAVAIGTAFLLAPSGWLARLFTPWLTGWERPPDVSIVHDEWGMCMAFGLALKEIPFLVLMTMSALNQVRSSENLAVARSLGYGPATAWMKTVFPQVYPQIRLPVYAVLAFSLSVVDVAIILGPTNPPPLAAYVFRLFSHRDLAMQFPAAAGAMLQLGLVAAGIGVWRLAELAVSRLFRGWLTAGSRGGGVPVGRVWAWSALGMCTGAAVLGAAVMGVWSLARSWWFPAALPSRWTLDNWSRHLDNLADPFWTTVVVGCAATGLALVLVLGCLENEDRHRVRTERRALWLLYVPLLVPQIGFLFGLQVVLVRLGVDGGLGAVVWSHLLFVLPYVFLALADPWRSKDERYARTAACLGCPPRRVFLRVKLPMLLRPVLFAAAVGFAVSVAQYLPTVFAGAGRQATLTTEAVTLSTGADRRVIGVYAFVQAALPMLVYLAAVGLPGRRRE; this is encoded by the coding sequence ATGCTGCTGCGACTGGTTCCCTGGCTGACCGTGGCGGCCTTTCTGCTGCCCGTGGCGGCGGGGCTGCTGGGCACCGTCCTGCCCGCAGTGGGCTATTTCCCCGCACTGGGCGGGGAGCGATTCAGCCTGGCTCCTCTGCGCAGCCTCTTGGAGCAGCCAGGGCTGGGCAAGTCCGTGGCGGTGACGCTGATCAGCGGTTTCGCCTCCACCCTGGCAGCCTTTGCCACGTCCACGGCCTTCTGCGCGGCCACCCACGACTCCAGGCTCTTTCGCTGGGCGCGCTATCTGTTCACCCCCAAACTAGCGGCGCCGCACGCGGCCGTGGCCATCGGAACGGCTTTTCTCCTGGCTCCCAGCGGCTGGCTGGCAAGGTTGTTCACTCCCTGGCTGACAGGCTGGGAAAGGCCTCCGGACGTGAGCATCGTGCACGACGAGTGGGGGATGTGCATGGCCTTCGGGTTGGCCCTCAAAGAGATTCCATTCCTGGTGCTCATGACCATGAGTGCCCTGAACCAGGTGCGGTCGAGCGAGAATCTGGCCGTTGCCCGCTCACTTGGCTACGGCCCGGCGACAGCCTGGATGAAGACGGTCTTTCCTCAGGTTTATCCGCAAATACGGCTCCCGGTGTACGCGGTGCTGGCCTTCTCCCTTTCGGTCGTGGACGTGGCCATCATCCTCGGCCCGACCAACCCGCCGCCTCTGGCCGCATACGTCTTCCGCCTCTTTTCCCACCGCGATCTGGCCATGCAATTCCCGGCCGCAGCCGGGGCGATGCTTCAGCTAGGGCTGGTGGCGGCCGGCATCGGGGTGTGGAGGCTGGCGGAATTGGCCGTTTCCCGATTGTTTCGAGGGTGGCTGACCGCGGGAAGCAGGGGAGGGGGAGTGCCGGTGGGGCGCGTCTGGGCTTGGTCCGCCCTGGGCATGTGCACCGGGGCGGCAGTGTTGGGCGCGGCGGTCATGGGTGTGTGGTCGCTGGCCAGAAGCTGGTGGTTTCCCGCGGCCCTGCCGAGCCGCTGGACTCTGGACAACTGGAGCCGCCACCTGGACAACCTGGCCGACCCGTTTTGGACCACGGTCGTCGTGGGGTGTGCGGCCACGGGGCTCGCCCTGGTGTTGGTCCTGGGCTGCCTGGAGAACGAGGACCGGCACCGTGTCCGCACCGAACGGCGCGCCTTGTGGTTGCTGTACGTGCCGCTTCTGGTGCCGCAGATAGGCTTTCTCTTCGGGCTGCAGGTGGTTCTGGTGCGACTGGGGGTGGACGGGGGCCTGGGAGCCGTTGTCTGGAGCCACTTGCTTTTTGTACTGCCCTACGTGTTTCTGGCCCTGGCCGACCCATGGCGATCCAAGGACGAGCGGTACGCCCGCACAGCTGCCTGCCTGGGATGTCCGCCCCGGCGAGTCTTTCTGCGGGTCAAACTGCCCATGCTTCTGCGTCCCGTCCTGTTCGCCGCGGCTGTGGGATTCGCCGTGAGCGTGGCGCAGTACCTGCCCACCGTCTTTGCCGGCGCGGGCCGCCAAGCCACCCTGACCACCGAGGCCGTGACGCTTTCCACCGGCGCGGACCGCCGGGTCATCGGGGTCTACGCCTTTGTCCAGGCGGCCCTGCCCATGCTGGTCTATCTGGCGGCGGTTGGGCTGCCGGGAAGAAGGAGGGAGTGA